TGTCTgctttaaaaatttcaattatcgGAGTCCTTCaaatacccaaaaaatataatgcctatatttgtttttatttttaagttatctTTGAGacgagtcaaaacatactcaTCGTTTGTTATAATTCAAAAGCACCTTATCtagatttttttaactattttaacataaatatatatatatatacacatatacacacatattatacataaatatatataaaaagttatgatttgacaatgatagtaatttttgtttcccaaaatacaaaattaaacatacaataattattttaacttatctctaaaaaataaattcaaacatacatacttttgctaacacacacttatttatctttatttttttctctatatcTTCAAAAAAacactccaaaaataaatccaaaaaattttgagttaaTTTTCACCTCTATAATCGTTCTCGTGTTGGACTCAAATTTGGTGTGGTGTGCATGTGTGAAAAGGGTGCAGACAGTGTGATGTGGGTTGTCTTTTTGTTTAGGAAAATCTAATTACCATCGTTtgccatataaaaaaaataaaagaaaaaaattgacggGTAAgtgaaattaagaaaaataacgCTCTCCGCCTCGTTGCTTTTCAACTTGTGTTGACAAGTGACATGAATACTACAAACATgctttttaaatcaattcatCGCAAGTAGTTGCAGGTCATTTCAAACTTCAGTCAGGTCACTATCTTCTCGCTGGCGGCTATGATgcaagttgaaaattttatttcaaattatttctatatttcatttaaatatattctagtACATGTTTTGtatatagattatatatattttatttaatatatacacattatgtAGATATATCAATCACACAACATACAAtgtgtattttgataaaaatctttttaatttgaatattgctAGCATCTATCTATAAATATGCATGAATAGTGCATAGTTTGCTACACAAGTTAAAGttgagaaagaggaaaaaaagggGGGAAAATGGAGGGAGTTGTTTCGAGGGAGATAGAAGTTAAGGTATCTGCAAGCGAAACTTGGAAGGTCTACGGCAGCCTTAAACTGGCCGAGATCGGGGTGGAAGCGTTTCCCGATACATACAGTGGATTCAAAGTCCTGCAAGGCGACGGCTACGCTGGAACCATCATCCAAATCTTTTTCGCTCCaggtatgtatatatatgttggagatagtaataataatgattatacatgataataatatttgaatgaaaacaCTGACAGGGGTAGAGGGGCCGCCGTCGTACAAGGAGGAGTACATGGTGGTGGATGATGTGAAACGAGTGAAGGTAGGGAAGGTTATCGAGGGCGGGGTTTTGGAACGGGGGTTTAAAAGTTATGTGGTGACGTTAAAAGCGATAGAGAAGGAGGGGAAGAAGGATGAGTGCATCATGACAGGTAGCATCGAGTATGCGTTGTATGATGCAGCTGCTATCCCTTTGGTTACCAGCTCCATTGAGGGCCTCCTTGCTCTCATGAAGGCTATTGCAGATTACGTGATTAAACACCACAACACCACCACCTACTGACGCTTTTCAT
The window above is part of the Sesamum indicum cultivar Zhongzhi No. 13 linkage group LG7, S_indicum_v1.0, whole genome shotgun sequence genome. Proteins encoded here:
- the LOC105166931 gene encoding S-norcoclaurine synthase-like; this translates as MEGVVSREIEVKVSASETWKVYGSLKLAEIGVEAFPDTYSGFKVLQGDGYAGTIIQIFFAPGVEGPPSYKEEYMVVDDVKRVKVGKVIEGGVLERGFKSYVVTLKAIEKEGKKDECIMTGSIEYALYDAAAIPLVTSSIEGLLALMKAIADYVIKHHNTTTY